From the genome of Miscanthus floridulus cultivar M001 chromosome 10, ASM1932011v1, whole genome shotgun sequence, one region includes:
- the LOC136486844 gene encoding uncharacterized protein — protein MTLCSAPSRSCHVRLHKISRRWKLQVTATTAGPCTTESIVLHKMGERRRAVMVQRINERMGDALASVPVYDKVLAFKNRMVVEDLTATLKILKWKFFPVVRTTQRPFSLHENAKD, from the exons ATGACTTTATGCTCGGCCCCCTCAAGATCCTGCCATGTACGCTTACACAAGATATCCAGGAGATGGAAATTACAAGTAACAGCCACCACAGCAGGTCCCTGCACAACAG AATCCATTGTGTTGCACAAAATGGGCGAGCGACGAAGAGCAG TGATGGTGCAAAGGATTAATGAGAGGATGGGGGATGCACTGGCATCAGTCCCCGTATATGATAAG GTTTTAGCTTTTAAAAACAGGATGGTGGTGGAGGATTTGACAGCAACACTGAAAATCCTGAAATGGAAG TTCTTCCCCGTTGTTCGAACCACTCAACGCCCTTTTTCCTTACATGAGAATGCAAAGGATTAA